The following proteins are encoded in a genomic region of Amia ocellicauda isolate fAmiCal2 chromosome 6, fAmiCal2.hap1, whole genome shotgun sequence:
- the LOC136751818 gene encoding uncharacterized protein LOC136751818, giving the protein MAVSGFSGKMLSCLVMWLLCGLVYARPLDGHLADPYDQFWLSEAGQDGMAGYRAVVMAGESQGQRAVQWGSIAEDALDQQYAVKEDEQQQSGSEEEVLEDQWEEEMEDGNDYGEYEDQYHFALLHKYGFPGGFEDSDPSSLVRKVKLEKGEELEAEWEISEMEMVTDESVQVKVAAPSFPVEIVPSEMQPVQLEGEESEGSEVGEESDTSPVQLKYMSSEGPEEEMGEGSEESKLEEVEEEEEEGLKYTEDSEQEEGPDEGLEGPEGDEFETLPVQLKYMELEEQVEKELEEHVEIKNMEELAEASSLPGDFDLDSYQKDGGAQHRQEITEWTKMSVELPVQ; this is encoded by the exons ATGGCTGTTAGTGGGTTTTCAGGGAAGATGCTGAGCTGCTTAGTGATGTGGCTGCTGTGTGGGTTAGTGTATGCGCGACCCCTAGATGGTCACTTAGCTGATCCTTATGACCAGTTCTGGTTGTCTGAAGCTGGCCAGGATGGCATGGCTGGCTATAGGGCTGTGGTGATGGCTGGAGAATCCCAGGGACAGAGAGCTGTGCAGTGGGGCAGCATTGCTGAGGATGCTTTGGATCAGCAGTATGCAGTCAAGGAAGATGAGCAACAGCAGAGTGGcagtgaggaggaggtactGGAGGACCAGtgggaggaggagatggaggatGGAAATGACTATGGGGAGTATGAAGATCAGTATCACTTTGCACTTCTCCATAAGTATGGCTTCCCAGGAGGCTTCGAGGACTCTGATCCCTCCAGCCTAGTTCGAAAAG TGAAGCTGGAAAAGGGGGAGGAGCTGGAAGCAGAGTGGGAGATCTCGGAGATGGAAATGGTGACGGATGAGTCTGTACAGGTGAAGGTGGCGGCTCCCTCTTTCCCAG TGGAGATAGTGCCATCAGAAATGCAGCCAGTACAGCTGGAGGGGGAAGAGTCTGAGGGATCAGAGGTGGGGGAGGAGTCTGACACCAGTCCAGTGCAGCTGAAGTACATGTCCTCCGAGGGACCAGAGGAAGAGATGGGGGAGGGGTCCGAGGAGAGCAAGCTGGAAGAGgtcgaggaggaggaggaggaggggctgAAGTACACTGAGGACTCTGAGCAGGAGGAAGGACCAGATGAGGGATTGGAGGGCCCAGAGGGGGATGAGTTTGAGACTCTGCCAGTGCAGCTGAAGTACATGGAATTGGAGGAGCAAGTGGAGAAGGAACTGGAGGAGCATGTGGAGATTAAGAACATGGAAGAGCTGGCTGAGGCTTCCTCCCTCCCTGGTGACTTCGACCTGGACTCCTACCAGAAGGATGGTGGTGCCCAGCACAGGCAAG AGATTACAGAATGGACCAAGATGTCGGTGGAGCTGCCAGTGCAGTGA